The DNA sequence tctcccacctcagctgtagatctctgcagttcatccagagtgatcatgggcctcttggctgcatctctgatcagtcttctccttgtatgagctgaaagtttagagggacggccaggtcttggtagatttgcagtggtctgatactccttccatttcaatattatcgcttgcacagtgctccttgggatgtttaaagcttgggaaatctttttgtatccaaatctggctttaaacttcttcacaacagtatctcggacctgcctggtgtgttccttgttcttcatgattctctctgcgcttttaacggacctctgagactatcacagtgcaggtgcatttatacggagacttgattacacacaggtggattgtatttatcatcattagtcatttaggtcaacattggatcattcagagatcctcactgaacttctggagagagtttgctgcactgaaagtaaaggggctgaataattttgcacgcccattttttcagtttttgatttgttaaagtttgaaatatccaataaatgtcgttccacttcatgattgtgtcccacttgttgttgattcttcacaaaaaaatacagttttatatctttatgtttgaagcctgaaatgtggcaaaaggtcgcaaagttcaagggggccgaatactttcgcaaggcactgtatctgtgcCACTGACCTCCAATCTCAGGTCTTGAGTTTCCGCGGCGACCTCCGTGGAACTATGGGATGAATCGTGAGGAGTTGCTGAGGAAAGAAGAGAAGTCATACCGGGAATATCTGAATGACCTGCACTCCAGAAACCCACCTGGATCCCTCAGCCACTTTGAGCACAACCTGGAGGTGAGGAAACGATATATTCAGAACCCTTTATACACCCTTTATAAATGCACTTCAGGGAGGTGGTAGCCTTGAGGTTAGTGACCGGTTAGTTACGGGGGGGGGGGCGTATTGTGTCAGCAGAAAGGTCCATTTTGATGGATAAATAAAGAGCTATTCATTCTACAATATTCATAAACTTGAATGAATCGTTTAAAAACCACCTCTTTCTCTGACACTGAGCAAAACCTAGGGTAGGTAAAACCTATATACTCTTCATATAACTTAACACTTTATACTcccccctcttcatctctccccctctttctctcagacGTGGAGACAGTTGTGGAGAGTGTTGGAGATGTCCGATGTGATCCTGCTCATCGTGGACATCAGGCACCCGGTGGATCATCTCTTTTAAACTCCTCCTTCTGTCATTATCTGCTGCTAGTCATGTACCATAGTATCAATATCAACTTACTACTGTCACCATGATAATGTAATTAATAGTCACTATTATGGTGTCATTATGCGTTGAACCATATGGTGAATTGCACACATAGAGTATCCACCAGGTGGAGCCACAGACAGAGTAAGTTATACATGGTCAGTACCAGTCTATAAGTCGTTTGCCAGACCGAGCATGCATGTCTTAATGAATGTGTTCTTGGTGTGTCCCTCCCATGCAGGTGCTGCAGTTTCCCCCAGCGCtgtaccactacatcactggggaGCTGCAGAagcaggtggtggtggtgctgaacAAAGCTGACCTGTGCCCCCCTCCCCTGGTGCTGGCCTGGACACACTACCTCCAGACACAGTTCCCCCACCTCCACTGTGTCTGCTTCACATCACACCCCGGCCAGCCATACAGCACAGGTGGGTGGGAGTGAGGGTGGTTGTACTGGAGCGAAAGTGCCACACAAGACGAGGGAGAATAATGAGAGCTGATTGGTGATGTTGAACTGTGTACTTGATCACCAGATGAACCTTTtcactgtctgtatctgtctctgtgacTCTAGTGCTtcagaagaagaggatgagaaaaAAGGGTACATGTGGGTGGGGACATGCTGGAGGCCCTACCCACATCCTGAAGGCGTGTCAGGAAATCACAGCAGGAAAAGGTGAAAGGGACACACCCACCTGGGTGGCTTAGtacctatttcacacatgtattgCTAACCATGCAAGTCTGTAATTACTTAATGCTTTGGCCAGGTACTTTCCATAGCATAGCTAATTACTGTTGAATGAAGGATTGATGTCTTTGTACAAAGATCTGTGGGTGCAGGGTTGTAAGGGTATATCATAGAAGAACCAACACTGAATGGAAGTAGTCTTAAAATAGGCTGAAGACAAGTACGGCTGCTTCCTGATTATCCACTTTTTTCCAGAAGTGTGCAGAATGAGTGGCTGTAGGGAGTGTTCACCATTGTTACCCCCCACCCCCTTGTAGTGGACTTGTCCAGCTGGGAGAAGAAGATCCAGAGAGATGCGGTTGCTATGGGACCAGAGGGAGAGCAGTCAGAGGAGGGGGCGGACTCTGTGCTAGTGGAGCACCAGAGTGATGTTGCCATGGAGATGAGCAGCCCCTCCCAGGAGCTGTATAAAGATGGCGTACTCACGCTGGGCTGTATAGGTGAGCAGCCATGTTGGAAGCTTGCTTTCCTACCTCCCAATCAGTAATCTGTTGTCACTGATTAGTAACTTGATAAATTAAGTTACGCTTGTGTACCTCAAAGCTTTGTTCCCCCACCAGCCCCCTCTGGCATTCTGAAATGTCTACTACAAAGAGAATATGAATATATGTataatgtccctctctccctctctccctaggcTTCCCTAACGTGGGGAAGTCATCAGTATTGAACAGTCTGGTAGGTAGGAAGGTGGTGAGTGTGTCTCGAACCCCTGGCCACACCAAATACTTCCAGACCTACTACCTCACACCCACTGTCAAACTGTGTGACTGCCCTGGACTGGTCTTCCCTTCACTAGTCAACAAACAACTACAGGTAactgagaggagggagtgggtagggtgtaagtgtgtatgtttgtgtgcgtaCTATGTCCTCCCATTCCCTTAGAATCCCAGGTCTAATCACTTTTTGGTGACAGCCTGTGAAGGAAATGTCTTGGAGAATAGAATAATAAATGATATTCCCTCTGACCATTTGAAGGCTGTACCACTGTACCAATCCGTACCACGTTTAAGTCTCAACTACTGAGGAGAGCTTTGTGTATAAAATCAATCATTACCCGTCAACCCTTTTAAACTTTTTCTCTACTTTTTTTCCTACCTCTCATCATGCTTTACTCTTTCTAAACACTTTTCCTCCATTCTTTTGTATCTAcgcctcttcctccatctccccctctcaccctcctcttctctgCCCCTTTCTCCCTAGATCCTAGCTGGTATCTACCCAGTGTCTCAGCTGCAGGAGCCCTACAGTTCTGTGGGTTATCTGTGTGAGCGGACCCCCTTCCTGTCGGTGCTCAAGCTCCGGCACCCCAGCGTGGAGGGCCCACAGCATGCACCCaaggggggggagaaggagagggaacagggacCCGAGCACAGCTGGACAGCCTGGGACGTGTGTGAGGGTAAGGACCGCCTCCAGTCTGGATTCTAGAACCTCTGGTCTGGTTCTAAACTGTTGAAACACGCCCTCTTGTCTGGATGTCAGGGAGACATTTGGAAAATTCTCAGGAACAGTTAAAATTAAAATACAATAACAATTTATCGATTTTTGTTTTCTCTCCCTACgtctctttcttgttctctctcttccctcttctctctctttctccctgtctgtctcacagcctgggcagagaggaggggttaTAAGACAGCGAAGGCAGCTCGTAACGACGTGTATCGGGCGGCTAACAGTCTGCTGCGGCTGGCCGTTGACGGCAGGCTGTGTCTGTGCCTCAGACCACCTGCATACAATGATCAGAGAGGTCAGTATACAGGTCATACAACGATCAGAGAGGTCAGTATACAGGTCATACAACGATCAGAGAGGTCAGTATACAGGCCATACAACGATCAGAGAGGTCAGTATACAGGCCATACAATGATCAGAGAGGTCAGTATACAGGCCATACAACGATCAGAGGTCAGTATACAGGTCATACAACGATCAGAGAGGTCAGTATACAGGTCATACAATGATCAGAGAGGTCAGTATACAGGTCATACAACGATCAGAGAGGTCAGTATACAGGTCATACAACGATCAGAGAGGTCAGTATACAGGTCATACAACGATCAGAGAGGTCAGTATACAGGTCATACAATGATCAGAGAGGTCAGTATACAGGTCATACAATGATCAGAGAGGTCAGTATACAGGTCATACAACGATCAGAGAGGTCAGTATACAGGTCATACAACGATCAGAGAGGTCAGTATACAGGCCATACAACGATCAGAGAGGTCAGTATACAGGCCATACAACGATCAGAGAGGTCAGTATACAGGCCATACAACGATCAGAGAGGTCAGTATACAGGCCATACAACGATCAGAGAGGTCAGTATACAGGTCATACAACGATCAGAGAGGTCAGTATACAGGTCATACAACGATCAGAGAGGTCAGTATACAGGTCATACAATGATCAGAGAGGTCAGTATACAGGTCATACaatgatcagagagagaggtcagtataCAGGTCATACaatgatcagagagagaggtcagtataCAGGTCATACAACgatcagagagagaggtcagtataCAGGTCATACAATGATCAGAGAGGTCATAGAACGGTCATGACAACCAGTGAGGCATCAGGTGTATCACTACTGTACAGACAACCAGAGACTCATATTTAAAAgggcagacagacatgcagggGAAGGTCAAATCCCAGCAGGGGATCTATGTTCATGTTCATCTGGCTTCCGTCCTTTAAACTGATGACTGGGGCtttgtacaaaaaaaaacatgaagaaaagtgtttttgattgattgattgattaattattCAACTAATGGATTTGCGCTACACAGAGCAGTGGGAGTCCCACCCAGACCTGGCAGAGATCATCGCTCTACAGGGacggagggaagaggaggggacaggagagagggatgaggaggaggagggagagtctAGCTCTGAgccggaggaggagagggatagggatgctgatgatgatggtgatgatgatgaagatgaaggGTTTGGACACCCggcagtgaaggagaggaaggggcCAACCAGCCTCACAGTCAATATGTTCGATGTCCTCCGGGAAAACGAGTGCGAGTGAGGGACAAGGGGAGAAAtaatgaatttaaaaaacaaagtgCTTGATCTCTCCCTCTACACTCACTGCACCTTCATTCCATTTTCCTTTCCTTGACTTGCATTCCCTTAACATTCTGACTCAActctttcctctactctctctctccccccaacccctccctctcccagagGTTACTAAAAGCACTCTGATATTGTATAAAACATGTTCATTTCTCCATGCTGTGCCTCTGCTCTGCTTGTTCACCCATGCAGCTGTACTTAGactgcatttagacaggcagcccaattctgatcttttttctaCTAATTGTTCTTTTGACTAATCACATCCTATCTTTATCACAGCTGATTGGTCAAAAGGCCAATTGGTGAAGGAAAGATCAGAATTGGCCTGCCTGTCTAAACTATTGTAGGATTacatttggtttggtttttatcGTTTTCCTGCATGTAGgattttactattattatttccCTTAAAGCTGGTAGGGGCATTGTGGTGTATTAATCATTGATTGGTTTTCAATCTGTTTATTGATAAGTGGCCTCACAGCTGAGATGCCAAAGGTCAGATAAGCTCATTAGATCCTAGAAATGGAATGGCTTGAACTGTGACAGGGTTATGGATTCCACCTCATGTTGACAGTCACACAGTCTAAATGGGGATTAGACAGTGATAATGATGTCATCTACATGGGACTACTATTTGGCTGCCAGTGCAGATTTATGACATCACTGTCTAATCCTGGTTTATTTCACTGTATACCACGGTATGATAGTACTTCGGTAGAGTGGTGATGTGTGGAATTCAGCATTCCATGCTGCTTTCAGTGGTAATAATCATTGTTTACCCCATTTTTATATGGCTCTACCCAATTCAGTGTTATATTTTAGAGTCTACTAGGGGCAGTGTTCTTCAATCCTGGTGCAGGAGACTCAGTATTGGACTGAAACAAAAGCCTACACACCttgtgggtccccaggaccaggctTGAAAACATCTGATTGAGTTTAAAGACCTGTTGTTGTGGACTATACATGTAGTGTTTGAACTACTACAGAAGAAAACTGTCAGAATTTGCTGTTACAGAGAGCCACTCACGTGCAGCACTGTATCATGCAATGCTGAGTGACTGACTCACTTGAGAGAGAGTTTGGCCACCAAAAAGCACTCTGATGTTCTGAGATAGTATCACATGGTTCCATAGCAGCCAATATTGACCAATACAGTAACGGTCCTGTTAATGATCCTAAACTATGCCAGCTATGCAAACCAGCTGAGTAGCAAGAATTTAGGACGAGAGTCTAAATACTGGAAGAATGGAACGACATTAATGTTGGTTAAacttccatctctatctctctatggcTCTGTTCTAATGTTACAATCT is a window from the Oncorhynchus tshawytscha isolate Ot180627B linkage group LG03, Otsh_v2.0, whole genome shotgun sequence genome containing:
- the LOC112228156 gene encoding guanine nucleotide-binding protein-like 1 isoform X1 — its product is MPRKKPFSTKQKKKQMQVKRERKRGEPGSGPSSRNASVERGMDRERQSDTSDSETTDVRRINQQPGIREGRYDPNRFRLHFEKESREEVERRKKLAREKVLDQMLDKDLEVDISNIYPTEKGLEFPRRPPWNYGMNREELLRKEEKSYREYLNDLHSRNPPGSLSHFEHNLETWRQLWRVLEMSDVILLIVDIRHPVLQFPPALYHYITGELQKQVVVVLNKADLCPPPLVLAWTHYLQTQFPHLHCVCFTSHPGQPYSTVLQKKRMRKKGTCGWGHAGGPTHILKACQEITAGKVDLSSWEKKIQRDAVAMGPEGEQSEEGADSVLVEHQSDVAMEMSSPSQELYKDGVLTLGCIGFPNVGKSSVLNSLVGRKVVSVSRTPGHTKYFQTYYLTPTVKLCDCPGLVFPSLVNKQLQILAGIYPVSQLQEPYSSVGYLCERTPFLSVLKLRHPSVEGPQHAPKGGEKEREQGPEHSWTAWDVCEAWAERRGYKTAKAARNDVYRAANSLLRLAVDGRLCLCLRPPAYNDQREQWESHPDLAEIIALQGRREEEGTGERDEEEEGESSSEPEEERDRDADDDGDDDEDEGFGHPAVKERKGPTSLTVNMFDVLRENECE
- the LOC112228156 gene encoding guanine nucleotide-binding protein-like 1 isoform X2 is translated as MDRERQSDTSDSETTDVRRINQQPGIREGRYDPNRFRLHFEKESREEVERRKKLAREKVLDQMLDKDLEVDISNIYPTEKGLEFPRRPPWNYGMNREELLRKEEKSYREYLNDLHSRNPPGSLSHFEHNLETWRQLWRVLEMSDVILLIVDIRHPVLQFPPALYHYITGELQKQVVVVLNKADLCPPPLVLAWTHYLQTQFPHLHCVCFTSHPGQPYSTVLQKKRMRKKGTCGWGHAGGPTHILKACQEITAGKVDLSSWEKKIQRDAVAMGPEGEQSEEGADSVLVEHQSDVAMEMSSPSQELYKDGVLTLGCIGFPNVGKSSVLNSLVGRKVVSVSRTPGHTKYFQTYYLTPTVKLCDCPGLVFPSLVNKQLQILAGIYPVSQLQEPYSSVGYLCERTPFLSVLKLRHPSVEGPQHAPKGGEKEREQGPEHSWTAWDVCEAWAERRGYKTAKAARNDVYRAANSLLRLAVDGRLCLCLRPPAYNDQREQWESHPDLAEIIALQGRREEEGTGERDEEEEGESSSEPEEERDRDADDDGDDDEDEGFGHPAVKERKGPTSLTVNMFDVLRENECE